In the genome of Pelodiscus sinensis isolate JC-2024 chromosome 15, ASM4963464v1, whole genome shotgun sequence, one region contains:
- the WSB2 gene encoding WD repeat and SOCS box-containing protein 2 — MAQPAEDEPLLLAELKPGRPQQYDWKSSCETWSVAFSPDGTWFAWSQGHCIVKLIPWPLEEAELSCKTSERKSRGVKADVRGRGGAKEKTLDCGQIVWGLAFSSWPLGRTKERDRLPAPDRSCLILATGLNDGQIKVWEVQTGGLLFSLSGHLDVVRDLCFAPHGSPILVSASRDRTLRIWDLSRDGKQVQVLSGHTQWVYCCSISPDCSMLCSAAGEKSALLWSMRSYTLIRKLEGHQSSVVSCDFSPDSALLVTASYDTSVIMWDPYTGEQLRTLRHVALPPALDYGSDIHASSLRSVCFSPEGLYLATVADDRLLRIWDLELRTPVAFAPMTNGLCCVYFPHGGFIATGTRDGHVQFWSAPKTLSTLKHLCRKALRTFLTTYQVLALPIPKKMKEFLTYRTF; from the exons ATGGCGCAGCCGGCGGAAG ATGAGCCGCTACTGCTGGCAGAGCTGAAGCCAGGGCGACCCCAGCAGTACGACTGGAAGTCGAGCTGCGAGACGTGGAGTGTTGCGTTTTCCCCCGACGGCACCTGGTTTGCCTGGTCTCAGGGTCACTGTATCGTCAAACTGATCCCCTGGCCCTTGGAGGAAGCGGAGTT AAGCTGCAAAACATCTGAACGCAAGAGCCGTGGCGTCAAAGCCGATgtgagaggcagaggaggagccaaGGAGAAGACGCTAGACTGTGGCCAGATTGTGTGGGGACTGGCCTTCAGCTCCTGGCCTCTGGGCCGCACTAAGGAGCGGGACAGGTTGCCGGCTCCAGATCGCTCCTGTCTGATCCTCGCCACAGGACTCAATGACGGACAGATTAAAGTCTGGGAGGTGCAAACAG GGGGCCTGCTTTTCAGCCTTTCCGGGCACTTGGACGTTGTGAGGGACCTGTGCTTTGCTCCCCACGGAAGCCCGATTCTAGTCTCTGCGTCCCGGGACAGGACCCTCCGCATCTGGGACCTGAGCCGAGATG GGAAGCAGGTCCAGGTGCTGTCTGGCCACACGCAGTGGGTGTACTGCTGCTCCATCTCCCCCGATTGCAGCATGCTGTGTTCTGCGGCTGGGGAGAAATCG GCGCTCCTGTGGAGCATGCGTTCCTACACCCTCATCAGGAAGCTGGAAGGGCACCAGAGCAGCGTGGTGTCCTGTGACTTCTCTCCAGACTCCGCTCTGCTGGTCACCGCCTCCTATGACACCAGCGTGATCATGTGGGACCCCTACACGGGGGAGCAGCTGAGAACACTTCG CCACGTTGCGCTGCCCCCAGCGTTGGACTATGGCAGTGACATCCATGCCAGCTCCCTAAGGTCCGTGTGCTTCTCTCCGGAAGGCTTGTATCTTGCTACAGTGGCAGACGACAG ACTCCTGAGGATCTGGGATTTGGAACTAAGAACTCCAGTGGCATTTGCACCTATGACCAATGGTCTGTGCTGTGTATACTTTCCCCACGGCGGGTTTATTGCCACAGG GACGAGAGATGGCCACGTCCAGTTCTGGAGTGCCCCCAAGACCCTCTCAACCCTTAAGCACTTATGTCGCAAGGCTCTCCGCACCTTCCTCACAACTTACCAGGTCCTGGCACTGCCCATCCCCAAGAAAATGAAAGAATTCCTCACTTACAGGACCTTTTAA